In Paenibacillus larvae subsp. larvae, the following proteins share a genomic window:
- the metH gene encoding methionine synthase, producing the protein MLKPTIQEQLTKKILILDGAMGTMIQQANLTADDFGGEELDGCNELLVLTRPDLIRRIHEEYLEAGADLVETNTFGATSIVLAEYNQQDKAREINLAAARLAVEAVNKYSTSEHPRYAVGAMGPTTKTLSVTGGVTFEELEESYYEQALALIEGGVDALLLETSQDTLNVKAGSIGIRRAFETSGRKPPVMISGTIEPMGTTLAGQNIESFYISLEHLEPVSIGLNCATGPEFMRDHIRTLATISSSAISCYPNAGLPDENGHYHESPDSLAKKMAGFAEEGWLNIAGGCCGTTPDHIRALAEVMSSLKPRSKTGHHPAAVSGIETVYIEPENRPYMVGERTNVLGSRKFKRLIAEGKYEEASEIARGQVKGGAHVIDVCLQDPDRDEMEDMEKFLQLVVKKIKVPLMLDSTDPRVLELGLKYSQGKAIINSINLEDGEEKFESVVPLLHRYGAAAVVGTIDERGQAITREDKLEVAKRSHELLVGKYGLKAEDIIFDPLVFPVGTGDQQYIGSAKETIEGIRLIKQELPECKTILGLSNVSFGLPEAGREVLNAVYLYHCTKAGLDYAIVNTEKLERYASIPQEERELAETLIYETNDETLAKFVAHFRSKKVEKKEKVSNLSLEERLAAYVVEGTKEGLIQDLDTALKQNSPLEIINGPLMKGMEEVGRLFNNNELIVAEVLQSAEVMKASVVYLEPFMEKSESAVKGKILLATVKGDVHDIGKNLVEIILINNGYKIVNLGIKVPPEQLIEAFRKEKPDAIGLSGLLVKSAQQMVVTAQDLRAAGIDVPIMVGGAALSRKFTKTRIAPEYGGLVLYAKDAMDGLNLANQLSNPDQKARLIQELKETKEAQLKEADLSEEKAMPTLTRVKTSTISRDVPVQIPPDQERHILRDYPISYLMPYVNMQMLLGHHLGLKGKVEKLLVERDPKALQLKDTVDSILSEAQRHHIIRANGMYCFFPAQSAGNDVIIYDPENGKQEIKRFTFPRQHKEPYYCLADYLKPVDSGQMDYVGFLVVTAGHGISELSRDWREKGDYLKSHALQATALELAEAFAERIHQMMRDLWGIPDPATMTMQERFGAKYTGQRFSFGYPACPALEDQRLLFELMKTEDIGVELTEGCMMEPEASVSAIVFAHPEARYFNVL; encoded by the coding sequence ATGTTGAAACCTACAATTCAAGAACAGTTAACAAAAAAGATCCTTATCCTAGATGGTGCCATGGGCACAATGATTCAGCAGGCCAACCTGACGGCAGATGACTTCGGAGGAGAAGAGCTGGATGGATGTAACGAACTTCTCGTCCTTACCCGGCCGGATCTGATAAGACGCATTCACGAGGAATATCTTGAAGCCGGGGCGGACTTGGTTGAGACGAATACATTCGGTGCTACCAGCATTGTGCTGGCTGAATATAATCAGCAGGACAAAGCACGTGAAATTAATCTGGCTGCAGCTAGACTGGCTGTCGAAGCCGTAAATAAATATTCAACATCCGAACATCCCAGGTATGCGGTCGGAGCTATGGGACCCACTACCAAAACATTGTCTGTTACCGGAGGGGTAACCTTTGAGGAGCTGGAAGAAAGTTATTATGAACAGGCACTGGCTCTTATAGAAGGAGGAGTGGACGCTCTTCTTCTGGAGACTTCACAGGATACGTTAAATGTGAAAGCCGGAAGCATTGGAATCAGACGGGCGTTTGAAACATCCGGGCGTAAACCTCCTGTGATGATTTCCGGTACGATTGAGCCTATGGGAACTACACTTGCCGGACAAAATATTGAGTCTTTCTATATTTCACTAGAGCATCTGGAACCGGTATCAATCGGGCTGAACTGCGCGACCGGTCCTGAATTCATGAGAGACCATATCCGTACTCTTGCAACGATTTCATCCTCAGCTATCAGCTGCTATCCCAATGCGGGACTGCCTGATGAAAATGGACATTATCATGAGTCTCCCGATTCTCTGGCCAAAAAGATGGCAGGTTTTGCCGAAGAAGGCTGGCTGAATATTGCGGGGGGATGCTGCGGAACAACGCCTGATCACATCCGTGCGTTAGCGGAGGTAATGAGTTCACTCAAACCAAGGTCAAAAACAGGGCATCACCCTGCAGCCGTTTCCGGCATTGAGACGGTATACATCGAGCCGGAAAACCGTCCGTATATGGTAGGAGAAAGAACCAATGTCTTGGGCTCACGCAAATTCAAGAGGCTAATCGCTGAAGGGAAATATGAGGAAGCCTCTGAGATAGCACGGGGACAGGTTAAGGGCGGCGCCCATGTAATTGATGTTTGTTTGCAGGACCCGGACCGTGATGAGATGGAGGATATGGAAAAATTCCTTCAATTAGTAGTAAAAAAAATCAAAGTTCCCTTGATGTTGGACTCTACCGATCCTCGTGTACTGGAATTGGGCCTAAAGTACTCACAGGGTAAAGCGATTATAAACTCCATCAACCTGGAAGACGGGGAAGAAAAATTTGAGTCCGTTGTTCCTCTCCTGCATCGTTATGGAGCAGCGGCTGTTGTTGGAACTATTGATGAACGGGGTCAGGCGATAACAAGGGAAGATAAGCTGGAGGTTGCTAAACGTTCCCATGAACTGCTAGTGGGCAAATACGGCCTGAAGGCGGAAGATATCATTTTTGACCCGCTTGTGTTCCCGGTAGGAACGGGTGACCAGCAGTATATCGGATCGGCCAAGGAGACGATCGAGGGGATCAGGCTTATAAAGCAGGAGCTTCCAGAGTGCAAAACCATTTTGGGACTTAGCAACGTGTCCTTCGGATTACCGGAGGCCGGACGCGAAGTCTTGAACGCCGTATATCTCTATCACTGTACCAAGGCAGGGCTCGATTACGCAATTGTAAATACGGAGAAGCTGGAACGCTATGCGTCGATACCGCAAGAGGAGAGGGAACTGGCTGAGACTCTGATTTATGAAACCAATGATGAGACTTTGGCAAAGTTTGTTGCTCACTTCCGGTCCAAAAAGGTAGAGAAGAAGGAGAAGGTATCAAATCTATCCCTCGAAGAACGCCTGGCTGCTTATGTAGTGGAAGGAACCAAGGAAGGGCTGATTCAGGATTTGGATACGGCTTTAAAGCAAAACAGCCCGCTTGAGATTATCAATGGACCTCTGATGAAGGGGATGGAAGAAGTAGGTCGTCTTTTTAATAACAATGAACTGATCGTGGCTGAAGTTTTGCAAAGCGCAGAAGTTATGAAAGCATCTGTTGTCTACCTGGAGCCGTTTATGGAAAAATCCGAATCGGCGGTAAAAGGGAAAATCCTTCTTGCTACGGTAAAAGGCGATGTTCATGACATCGGAAAAAATTTGGTAGAAATTATTTTGATCAACAACGGATATAAAATTGTTAACCTGGGAATCAAGGTTCCTCCTGAACAGCTAATAGAGGCTTTCCGCAAGGAAAAACCGGATGCAATCGGGCTCTCGGGATTATTGGTGAAATCAGCCCAGCAAATGGTTGTTACAGCCCAGGATTTGCGGGCGGCAGGCATTGATGTTCCTATTATGGTAGGAGGGGCGGCCTTGTCCCGTAAATTTACCAAGACAAGAATTGCTCCGGAGTACGGGGGACTGGTACTCTATGCCAAAGATGCGATGGATGGTCTGAATCTGGCCAATCAGCTGAGCAATCCTGATCAAAAAGCCCGGCTTATTCAAGAATTAAAGGAAACGAAGGAAGCTCAGCTCAAGGAAGCGGATCTGTCCGAAGAAAAGGCAATGCCTACTTTAACCCGTGTCAAAACGTCAACTATATCCAGAGATGTACCCGTTCAAATTCCACCGGATCAGGAACGCCATATTCTTAGAGACTACCCGATCAGCTATTTGATGCCTTACGTGAATATGCAAATGCTTCTTGGACATCATCTTGGTCTGAAAGGAAAAGTGGAGAAGCTTCTGGTTGAGCGGGATCCTAAGGCACTTCAGCTTAAAGATACGGTAGATAGTATTCTCAGTGAGGCCCAGCGGCATCATATCATTCGGGCTAACGGCATGTATTGTTTTTTTCCTGCCCAGTCGGCAGGCAATGACGTTATCATTTATGACCCTGAGAACGGGAAACAGGAAATCAAAAGATTTACTTTCCCCCGCCAGCATAAAGAGCCTTATTATTGTTTAGCGGACTATCTAAAACCGGTAGACAGCGGACAAATGGATTATGTAGGATTTCTTGTTGTGACCGCCGGACATGGTATCTCAGAATTATCCAGGGATTGGCGGGAAAAAGGGGATTACTTGAAATCCCATGCCCTTCAGGCCACCGCTCTTGAACTGGCCGAAGCATTCGCGGAGAGAATCCACCAGATGATGCGGGATTTATGGGGAATTCCGGACCCGGCCACGATGACAATGCAGGAAAGATTCGGAGCCAAGTATACGGGACAGCGCTTTTCCTTTGGATATCCGGCTTGTCCGGCACTGGAAGACCAGCGGCTGCTGTTTGAACTGATGAAGACTGAAGATATTGGGGTAGAATTGACAGAAGGATGCATGATGGAACCGGAAGCCTCTGTTTCCGCGATAGTGTTTGCTCATCCCGAAGCCAGATACTTTAATGTACTGTGA
- a CDS encoding 1,2-dihydroxy-3-keto-5-methylthiopentene dioxygenase — translation MAEIRIRKTNERISEESKVKSFLDRQHVLYEHWDSGKLPEALQEKFQLTDKEKQQVLQTYESEIRDLAARRGYQAWDIITLSEATPNLDELLHKFEQVHTHIEDEVRAVTAGKGIFVIKGSDDTGYFDVELKAGDVISVPEGTPHFFTLMENKQIVAVRLFIETEGWVAHPYEDASFQRA, via the coding sequence ATGGCAGAAATCCGAATAAGAAAAACGAATGAACGTATTTCAGAAGAGAGTAAAGTCAAGTCTTTTTTAGACCGCCAGCATGTTCTTTACGAACATTGGGATTCCGGAAAACTTCCTGAAGCGTTGCAGGAAAAATTCCAGCTAACAGACAAGGAAAAACAGCAGGTGCTCCAAACTTATGAAAGTGAAATCAGAGACCTCGCAGCTCGCCGCGGTTACCAAGCCTGGGATATCATCACTTTGTCTGAGGCAACTCCCAATCTCGATGAGCTTTTGCATAAATTTGAACAAGTGCATACCCACATCGAGGACGAAGTCAGAGCCGTAACGGCAGGCAAAGGTATTTTTGTAATTAAAGGTTCTGATGATACGGGCTATTTTGATGTAGAGCTTAAAGCGGGTGATGTCATCTCTGTTCCGGAAGGTACTCCGCACTTCTTTACTCTTATGGAGAATAAACAAATTGTGGCTGTCCGGCTTTTTATCGAAACGGAAGGGTGGGTAGCCCATCCTTATGAAGATGCTTCTTTCCAAAGGGCATAG
- a CDS encoding HAD family hydrolase, whose product MAVKAVMFDLDDTLLWDERSVKEAFKTTCEEAVRYYPQLSSERLEKSVRQEARSLYESYETYPYTKQIGINPFEALWARFTMEEDENLRKLKQIAPLYRKEAWKRGLAALGIEDGLLAEQLGERFIDERRKRPYIYEDTFEVLDQLKGRYTILLLTNGAPDLQQEKIDGIKELAPYFDHIIISGKFGEGKPSVAIFHHALDLLKVKKEEVIMVGDKLTTDILGASRAGIKNVWINRHKMSRTDEIIPTFEITQLKELLPLISSI is encoded by the coding sequence ATGGCAGTCAAAGCGGTTATGTTTGATTTGGATGATACTCTATTATGGGATGAACGAAGTGTTAAGGAAGCTTTCAAAACGACTTGTGAGGAAGCAGTCCGGTATTATCCTCAGCTTTCTTCCGAACGATTGGAAAAAAGCGTAAGACAAGAAGCGAGAAGTTTATATGAAAGCTATGAAACCTATCCTTACACAAAACAAATCGGCATCAACCCTTTTGAAGCCCTCTGGGCTCGATTTACCATGGAAGAGGATGAAAATCTTCGCAAGCTTAAACAAATAGCTCCTTTGTACCGGAAAGAAGCCTGGAAAAGGGGATTGGCCGCTTTAGGTATTGAAGATGGCCTCCTCGCGGAGCAGTTAGGAGAAAGATTTATTGACGAGCGGAGAAAGCGTCCTTATATATATGAAGATACGTTTGAAGTGCTTGATCAGTTAAAAGGCCGTTATACCATACTTCTTCTTACCAATGGTGCTCCGGATTTGCAACAGGAAAAGATTGACGGAATTAAGGAGCTTGCGCCTTATTTCGACCATATCATTATTTCCGGAAAGTTCGGGGAAGGAAAGCCTTCTGTAGCGATTTTTCATCATGCTCTGGACTTGCTGAAAGTTAAGAAGGAAGAGGTTATTATGGTAGGAGATAAGCTGACAACCGACATTTTGGGTGCCAGCCGTGCCGGTATAAAAAATGTATGGATCAATCGTCACAAGATGAGCAGAACCGATGAGATTATTCCCACTTTTGAAATTACACAATTAAAGGAATTATTGCCCCTCATTTCAAGTATATAA
- a CDS encoding DUF896 domain-containing protein has protein sequence MSMEETVRRINELSRKAKSVGLTESETEERTVLRQTYIEAMRASLRSQLDSIEFVDENPQQ, from the coding sequence ATGTCTATGGAAGAAACGGTTCGTCGCATTAACGAACTGTCCCGTAAAGCCAAATCTGTCGGACTGACCGAATCCGAAACCGAGGAACGCACTGTTCTTCGTCAAACATATATTGAGGCAATGCGTGCCTCGTTAAGATCACAGTTAGATTCCATCGAATTTGTTGATGAAAACCCGCAGCAATGA
- a CDS encoding LysM peptidoglycan-binding domain-containing protein, translated as MYIGYYDHTNSSTIHTYKKTTFQADRRSKRYRTKWLRLLVIGVLMLAAFTSGAIIHAYAGDKSVLDPNTYSKVIVTSGDTLWRIADEYAPEHEDIRHYLNDLMKLNKLKSSTIQAGDVLLLPKRD; from the coding sequence ATGTACATTGGCTATTATGATCATACAAATTCTTCTACAATCCACACATATAAGAAAACAACCTTTCAGGCAGATCGCCGCTCGAAGAGATATAGAACTAAATGGTTACGTTTGCTGGTCATTGGTGTCCTGATGCTTGCAGCCTTTACATCCGGAGCAATTATCCATGCATATGCGGGAGATAAATCCGTTCTTGATCCGAACACCTACAGTAAGGTCATCGTCACATCCGGGGATACATTATGGAGAATAGCGGACGAATATGCACCAGAACATGAAGATATACGCCACTATCTGAATGATTTAATGAAGCTGAATAAGCTCAAATCATCAACGATTCAAGCTGGAGATGTCCTATTACTGCCCAAGAGAGATTAA